CATCCTGTCCTCCACGACATCGACCTGACCGTCCAGCCCGGCGAGGTGTACGCCCTGACCGGTCCCAACGGGGCGGGCAAGACCACGCTGATCCGCACCGTGACCGGCCTCGCCTTTCCCACCAGCGGGGAGGTGCGGCTGCTGGGTCAGGACGTGCATCACCACGGGGCGCGTGCCCGGGCACACCTGGGGGCGGTGGTGGAGGCCCCGGCGCGGTTCTATCCGCAGTTCACGGGGACGCAGAACCTCGCCCTGCACGCGAACCTGGCGGCGATGGCGCCGGGGGGGCGGCGGGTGGGCCGTGACCGCATCCGCGAGGTGCTGGCGCTGCTGGAACTCACCCGCATGGCCGACCGCAAGGTGGCCGAGTATTCGCTGGGGCAGCGGCAACGGCTTGGGGTGGCGAGCGCGATCCTGGCCGACCCCCGGGTGCTGATTCTGGACGAGCCGACGAGCGGCCTCGACGCCCTGGGCATCGGCCTGATCCACCGGATCGTGACCGATCTGGCGGCGGGCGGTTGCGCCGTCGTGCTGAGTACGCACCACCTGCGCGAGATCGCCACCTACGCGCACACGGTCGGCATCCTGACGGGCGGGCGGCTGGTGGACACGGTGGACCTGCGCGCCCGGCAGGCCGCGTACCGCTTCCGGGTGGACGACCCGGTCGGTGCGGCGGGGCTGCTGGACCGCCTGCCCTTCGT
The window above is part of the Deinococcus metallilatus genome. Proteins encoded here:
- a CDS encoding ABC transporter ATP-binding protein, whose translation is MTTPAAPAAPAIEVRGLHKKYGPHPVLHDIDLTVQPGEVYALTGPNGAGKTTLIRTVTGLAFPTSGEVRLLGQDVHHHGARARAHLGAVVEAPARFYPQFTGTQNLALHANLAAMAPGGRRVGRDRIREVLALLELTRMADRKVAEYSLGQRQRLGVASAILADPRVLILDEPTSGLDALGIGLIHRIVTDLAAGGCAVVLSTHHLREIATYAHTVGILTGGRLVDTVDLRARQAAYRFRVDDPVGAAGLLDRLPFVNRVSTRTPYAVAHLGGEAQVPDALARLSAGGFRVYEASPDHFDLYEYYRARVEQA